A portion of the Cyprinus carpio isolate SPL01 unplaced genomic scaffold, ASM1834038v1 S000006825, whole genome shotgun sequence genome contains these proteins:
- the LOC122145028 gene encoding histone H2A yields the protein MSGRGKTGGKARAKAKTRSSRAGLQFPVGRVHRLLRKGNYAERVGAGAPVYLAAVLEYLTAEILELAGNAARDNKKTRIIPRHLQLAVRNDEELNKLLGGVTIAQGGVLPNIQAVLLPKKTEKPAKTK from the coding sequence ATGAGTGGAAGAGGCAAAACCGGCGGTAAGGCCAGAGCGAAGGCTAAGACTCGCTCCTCCAGAGCAGGGCTGCAGTTCCCCGTCGGTCGTGTTCACAGACTTCTCCGTAAAGGCAACTACGCTGAGCGCGTCGGTGCCGGTGCTCCGGTTTATCTGGCCGCTGTGCTCGAGTATCTGACCGCTGAGATCCTGGAGCTGGCTGGAAACGCCGCTCGGGACAACAAGAAGACTCGTATCATCCCCCGTCACCTGCAGCTGGCTGTGCGCAACGACGAGGAGCTGAACAAACTCCTGGGCGGAGTGACCATCGCTCAGGGCGGCGTGCTGCCCAACATCCAGGCCGTGCTGCTGCCCAAGAAGACCGAGAAACCCGCCAAAACCAAATAA
- the LOC109103764 gene encoding histone H4: MSGRGKGGKGLGKGGAKRHRKVLRDNIQGITKPAIRRLARRGGVKRISGLIYEETRGVLKVFLENVFRDAVTYTEHAKRKTVTAMDVVYALKRQGRTLYGFGG; the protein is encoded by the coding sequence ATGTCTGGAAGAGGTAAAGGCGGCAAAGGACTCGGGAAAGGAGGCGCTAAGCGTCATCGTAAGGTTCTGCGGGATAACATCCAGGGCATCACCAAACCCGCCATCCGTCGTCTCGCTCGCCGCGGTGGAGTCAAGCGTATCTCCGGTCTGATCTACGAGGAGACCCGCGGTGTGCTGAAGGTGTTCCTGGAGAACGTGTTCCGCGATGCTGTGACCTACACCGAGCACGCCAAGAGAAAGACCGTCACCGCCATGGACGTCGTGTACGCGCTGAAACGACAGGGACGCACTCTGTACGGCTTCGGAGGATAA
- the LOC109075715 gene encoding piggyBac transposable element-derived protein 4-like has protein sequence MAHEEALQTTTDSEEESSFSSEEEEDFEDELLHFEERFDAAEDTLSNECESDQMPAAKRARTLSWKAETDVDRVPQTLRFLPARELGPQLSAADAHSPMSLFKLFFTESTMTNLCHNTNAQAARAIAKGRKYKWTDVSVDELYRYIGLVFYMAAVKMSSITDYWRQDSLFFLPFPATVMPRDRYRIISWNVHMSHPDADKENDRKRGTAQHDRLFRIKPLMNTIRLACKAFYHPRRNLAVKERLVACRANIGMTRCTKVKPTKLGFKFFVLSDSSNGYTVDFSVYTGKNSFPADRGLSYDAVMSLLDRKVLGSGYHVYMDDFYTSHKLFTDLFALKFGACGTYRDQRKDFPKTAANSLSRSSSRGSIRWIRDGPLVCVKWMDTQVVSVCSTIHAAYTGERVQRKIKAQDTWKAKSFPCPAPVIAYNQHMGGVDLSGQLLQYYAAQHKTMKWYKKIFLHFLDIAASNAFILHKELQGNMTHDQFMEELIAELCGASQKAAPKQFSTDHVPIPGAELTSDVRRIASVGRRICVHCKAVHGKKQQTPWKCQACDVHLCLQLNRNCFQEWHKSL, from the exons ATGGCACACGAGGAAGCTCTCCAGACGACCACAGACAGCGAAGAAGAAAGTAGTTTTTCCTCAGAAGAAGAGGAAGACTTTGAGGATGAACTCCTGCATTTCGAGGAGCGCTTTGATGCTGCGGAGGACACACTTTCTAACGA atGTGAGAGTGACCAGATGCCTGCTGCAAAGAGAGCCAGGACTCTTTCATGGAAAGCAGAGACTGATGTTGACCGGGTTCCACAGACTCTGAGATTCCTGCCTGCTCGGGAACTTGGCCCGCAGTTGTCTGCTGCTGACGCGCACTCTCCCATGAgtcttttcaaactgtttttcacAGAGAGCACCATGACAAACCTGTGCCACAACACAAATGCTCAGGCTGCCAGGGCAATTGCAAAGGGCCGCAAGTACAAATGGACAGATGTCAGTGTTGATGAGCTGTACCGCTACATCGGACTCGTATTCTACATGGCTGCGGTGAAGATGAGCTCCATCACTGACTACTGGCGGCAGGACAGTCTTTTCTTTCTGCCTTTTCCCGCCACAGTTATGCCAAGGGACAGATACCGCATAATTTCCTGGAATGTACACATGAGTCACCCAGACGCAGACAAGGAAAACGACAGAAAGAGGGGCACAGCCCAACACGACCGTCTGTTCAGGATCAAACCCCTCATGAACACTATTCGTCTCGCGTGCAAAGCCTTCTATCATCCTAGAAGAAATTTAGCTGTGAAGGAGAGATTGGTGGCATGCAGAGCAAATATTGGAATGACACGGTGCACAAAAGTCAAGCCGACAAAGTTGGGATTCAAGTTTTTTGTCCTTTCAGACTCATCAAATGGATATACTGTGGACTTCTCTGTCTACACGGGCAAGAACAGCTTTCCTGCAGACCGTGGGCTTTCGTATGATGCTGTGATGTCTCTCCTGGACCGTAAAGTTTTGGGCTCTGGGTACCATGTGTACATGGATGATTTCTACACGAGTCACAAGCTCttcacagacctgtttgctctgaaGTTTGGTGCTTGTGGGACGTACAGAGACCAGAGGAAGGACTTCCCGAAGACTGCAGCTAATTCACTGAGCAGAAGCTCCAGCAGGGGATCCATCAGGTGGATTCGGGACGGGCCTCTTGTGTGTGTGAAGTGGATGGACACGCAAGTAGTGTCTGTTTGTTCCACCATCCATGCTGCCTATACAGGAGAGCGTGTGCAAAGGAAAATCAAAGCACAAGATACATGGAAGGCGAAGTCTTTTCCGTGTCCTGCACCTGTGATTGCATACAACCAGCACATGGGGGGTGTTGATCTGTCCGGTCAGCTGCTGCAATACTACGCTGCGCAGCACAAAACCATGAAGTGGTACAAAAAAATCTTCCTACACTTCTTGGACATTGCCGCCAGCAACGCTTTCATATTGCACAAAGAGCTGCAAGGCAACATGACTCACGATCAGTTCATGGAGGAGCTTATCGCAGAGCTCTGTGGCGCGTCACAGAAAGCAGCACCAAAACAGTTTAGCACAGACCACGTGCCAATTCCAGGAGCTGAGCTGACTTCAGACGTCAGAAGAATTGCTTCTGTCGGTCGCCGGATCTGTGTGCATTGCAAAGCAGTGCATGGAAAGAAACAACAAACACCTTGGAAATGCCAGGCTTGTGATGTTCACTTGTGTCTTCAGTTgaacagaaactgtttccaaGAATGGCACAAAAGTCTGTGA
- the LOC122145023 gene encoding histone H1-like has product MAEAAPAAAAPPAKAPKKKSASKPKKTGPSVRDLIVKTVSASKERSGVSLAALKKKALSAGGYDVEKNNSRVKLAIKSLVTNGTLVQTKGTGASGSFKLNKKQTETKKKPAKKTPAKAKKPAAKKPAVKKSPKKAKKPAATAAKKATKSPKKVKKPAAAKKPAKSPKKAKKPAAKKPAKSPKKAKGAKPKTARPKAAKPKKSAPKKK; this is encoded by the coding sequence ATGGCTGAAGCCGCTCCAGCTGCCGCCGCTCCGCCGGCTAAAGCTCCCAAAAAGAAATCGGCGTCTAAGCCCAAGAAAACGGGGCCGAGCGTCAGAGACCTCATCGTCAAGACTGTGTCCGCGTCCAAGGAGCGAAGCGGCGTGTCCCTCGCCGCCCTGAAGAAGAAGGCTCTTTCTGCGGGCGGCTACGATGTGGAGAAGAACAACTCCCGCGTCAAGCTCGCCATCAAGAGTTTGGTGACCAATGGCACCCTGGTCCAGACCAAAGGTACCGGCGCCTCCGGCTCCTTCAAGCTCAACAAGAAGCAAACCGAGACCAAGAAGAAACCCGCCAAGAAAACTCCCGCGAAAGCAAAGAAGCCTGCAGCCAAGAAACCCGCCGTCAAGAAATCCCCCAAGAAGGCGAAGAAACCGGCCGCCACCGCTGCAAAGAAGGCGACAAAGAGCCCCAAAAAGGTGAAGAAGCCTGCTGCTGCCAAGAAACCAGCCAAGAGCCCCAAGAAAGCAAAGAAGCCTGCAGCCAAGAAACCAGCCAAGAGCCCCAAGAAGGCCAAGGGAGCCAAACCCAAGACGGCAAGGCCCAAAGCAGCCAAGCCTAAAAAGTCGGCTCCCAAAAAGAAATAA